The Gavia stellata isolate bGavSte3 chromosome 30, bGavSte3.hap2, whole genome shotgun sequence nucleotide sequence TACCGGTGGCAGAGCAAGGAGGGCCCTACTTCTTCCACACCAACAAAGAGCTTAGACAATTCATGAGGCAGCCCCCCTTCTGCCAGCCCATTGCAGGTCCCTTAGCAGATCCTGGGCCTCACCTGCGTAGGTTGTTAAGCACCAGGATGTTGGCATACATATAGTATAAATAGTAGGTGTAGGATGGGTTCTTCTCAGAAGTCCACTGCTCTGGCTTTGGGCTTTTAGTGCAGAACATGTGTCCACTATGCTTGGATTCATCATCCACACTGTCGAAGCCAGTGATCTGCTTGGCAAGGTAACAAAAAAGCTGCATCTCAAAGCTCCCCACCTCATCATGCCCAGGCAGGCTGGCTcaccctgccccactgcagctTGCCATAGCCCAGCTGTAGCCTGTACCCCTGCTCTCCCCAAGAGCGGAGTCAGAGGCAAGGTTGCAGACCTTGCTCCTCACAAACCCCCAAGCTCTATCAAGGGCGAGAAATAAAGCTCATACCAAACCACTTCTCCAGCAGGTGAGTGGACAGCATTTCtcacagccccacagcagccagcTCAGGGAGTCTGACCCCTCCCAGCACTTCTGGACACACACACCCTTTCCCAGAATGTGGCAGTAGGGCCCCAAGCCCACTGATGACATTTTCCATGCCAGGGCCAATACCCCATTTCTCGTGCACAAACATGAATGTGAGTGCTCGCCACACCCTGACAACATCATCAGGTGACACTCACGTGGTGTAGAAAGACACTCAGCTCTTTGTGGGCTTGAGGATTGACAGTTGCCTCAAACACAGGAACAAAGATATTTTCCAGCATCTTCCCAAAGTGTGGGAGGAAATTCTTAGACCTGAACACATCACTGTGGACAGAGGCAAGGATTAGCTGCTAGCAGAGGAACAACATGGCCCACTGTTCCCATAATCCCTTCAGGATAAAAAATGAGGTATAGTGCACTCTAAGACACAGTGCTCTCTCGGACCCACAGCACATACTAAATCCTGGGTACTTGGATCATCCACTTCATGTTGGGGGAATAGACCCGATGTTTGTTGAACCAGTTGGCTAGCTTTGGCCACTCCTCAGCTGATCGCCCATAGATTGAGAGGCGAGGCTCCGCGTGCTGGTACTTGGCATCCTCCAGATCAGAGCCAACCTCCTGCAAACCAGAACAGACAGTTGCACGAGGACCCTCCAGCCCCTGGGCACAGCAGCACCACAGCTTAACAGCTCTCTCCTCCCCTGTATTCTCACCTTGATGATGGTAGCAAAGTACTCGCCATTGATAGCATTCTCCGTCTTCAGATAGAGGTCACGCAGCTCGCTGGCGCCCACGGGGTTGTACTTGGCATTGAACTTGTCAAAGCGCTGAAATGTCTGCCGCCCCTGGAGTAGGGAGGATCAGGGGCAAATACTACACACGCACTGGGTCCAAGCATACCAGCTGAGCAGCAACTGATCCAAACAAACCGAAACGGGAGCTGCTACCTCCTGCCACAAACACTAACATGCACAACATGTCATGGGTagacagggaggggaaaagccATGCCTACATGGGTGGATGAGAGTGATCCAAGAGTGGTCTTACAGTAAATGCCCTACTACTTACAGCATGGACATCCAGGGAATCCACTGTGAGGTCATATGGGTGCAGATTGAGCTGCTGGAAAAGCTGTTTAAGGGTGAGCTGCTTGCCCTTGGCATCATAAACTACCCGGTCAGCATCCACATAGTACGATTTCTTGATGAAACGCAGAAGATGCTTCTGGTTCATGCAGGCTGCAGCATGGATGTGTGTGTCCACCTGAGAAACCGGAGGGACAGCTATCTAGCTTCAAGTTGGGATGCTCAGGTACCATCACAGGGAGGCTAACAAACCCCTTGGGTGAGCCCAAGTTGTGCAGGGAGCATGGCTCAGCCCAGCAGATGAACACAATAGGCCTAGGCCAAGCGCAGTCCAGTCAGCACCATCCCATTAGCGGGAACAATGCAGGTGCCACAGACCTTGACTCTAATATCCAGTTCTCAAGGAAGGGAAGGCACCAAGACAGCCCATCTTCAGAGTCACTAGGGCTGTAAGCCTTGCCATTTACCTTCCGGCAGTTGTAGAAGTCCCGGTGGGGGTTGTTCTTCAGCTCTTTCATCTCCTCCATCTCATTTAGCATTTCATGCACTTGGAACTTGGATGAGAGGAACTTCAGACGCCGATGAGCGTAGGTCTTACTAGCGAAAGCAAAGGGCAGAACAGTGATAGGGCTCCTTACCCCTCAACACAGGGGCATGGCCCATCAAACTCAGGGATGCAGCTTTCACCTGAGGTGGAGGAGCTCATGCTGCCCTGGTCTGCTTCCCTGAGGTGCTTCTCCCAGCTCTATTACAGAGCTTCAAAGGAAGGCCTGGTCAGGTGTGAGCACACCTGCAAGGCTAGTCTCCAATCCCTGAATGCTGACTTTGCTTAAGACCCCAATCAAGGCGGCTGGCAAGCACCAAGCACGCTCTGGTAGCCAGCAGGCTGCAGGTATGTCATCAGCGggtccctccctcctcccaggaagaggagggggcAACCCTGGCTCTGCCCTGACCTCCGTCTGCCCGCTGAGACAGGAGCTGGGTTGTGCACTTACACGGGCCCCTGTGCAATCAGGGCCAAGAGGAAGTTCATGTCATCAATGAAGTGCTCGAGGCTGGGATAGGGCAGGTCCTTTGGCTCATTTCTGCCAACCCCTGCCTCGTCTCCATAGATGTAAACTACCCCATCTGTCATCTGGACATGGTATCCCAGGTCCTCGGCGAGATTCCCAGTTTCAAAGGGATCCTGTCCATCCTTCACTGGCGGGGTGAACACTGGACCAAAAGGAGAATACCATGACGCACAGGCTGCCAGCCAAAACGCCACAAGCCTGCCATgctcctccaccccaggcagaaGGCAGGGACAGCCCCACCACTGTGACACTGAAGAGGAGGCCTGGGCAAGCGAGTCCCCTGTGGAGCACTTCTGTAACCCTTTTCTGACCTCTGCCCACCCCATGCTGAAGCCAGAGAGGAAAACCCTCCAAGTGCCTGGATGTACCTGGGCCAGTGTCACTCGCCCTCCAGACCTTGCCTTCGATAGCACGCAGGTACTGAGATGGGGTCCTGGGGAACCTCTGCAGAGACTGCTGCATGTATTTCTCCCGGATGCACAAAGCACGGTACAGGCCTTTGCAGACAACTTCAAAATCTTCAACCGTCACCTGCAAGAGGGCTGTTGCTGAACACAGCCACACAACAGGAACCTAGCTGCCCGAGAGATATCCTGGTGCACCAAGATGTAAAGAGGACAATTTTGTTCATAGCAAGATACATACCTTATCAGCCCCTCCctcccactgctctgcctgagCAGGGCAAAGAAGGGATGATAGGCAAAGTCCTAGACATGGCAAAGGGAATTCCCTCACACCAGAACCAATGAATTCCAGCTGCCATCTCCTCGTACATTCCTCACTGCAAACCGTAGTTGGCACTGAAATGGCAGCCAGGCCTGGGCAAAACACTAAAAGCTATTTTTGGAACCCAGGCTGAAACTGAAGCAGGACCAACAACATACACTGAGCCAATGTGTCAAGAATTTTTGATTTACTGCACAGACAAGTGTTTTGGGCAGTCAAGAGAGGTCAGACTGGAGCAGTATGTGAGAATACCATGCAGCACTTGCAGCTAGCTACAGTCATGGCAGAAGGAATGTGCCTGTGCACAGAGGGACTTCCAGCTTCCCCTAATTGCTCCTCTGCTATGCAACTCCAAgctgagcaacctgctccagccCAGGAGGTAGGAACCTGCCAGCAGTATCTCAGAAGGAGCACAAATGTAACAGGaggctgtggaggaggaggagaaggaattAGCACAGGATGTGATAGCAGTCGTGGtcaactggctctaggtgaccctgcttgagcaggggggttggaccaggtgacctccagaggtccctgccaagCTCAACCATTCCGGGATTCTGTGACGTGCATACATCTCAGACAGATATAGCTGTGTGCAAGCAGGAGCAGACTGTGACAGAATGAGCACAGCCTACCCTGCCATGCCCTCCCCTTTGCCCTGTCCAGAGAATCCCATGGGAAGCATGCAGCACCCCACAGACTCCTGCTAAGGAATTCAGCTCCGGATCCTCCAGGGATGCAGCAGATGCTCATGAGACACAGACTGAGCCGGAAGACAGACTATGCCCACTGCACCTGGTACAGACTCCTGTGACACTGGGCACTACTGAGGGACAGCAGGGACTAGACAAGGTGGTAGTCAGCATGGGGAAGGGTATAGCCATGCAAGTACCTACCCCAGAGGCATAATCCCCTGTGATCTGTACCCGCTGGAAGTCAGGCACAGTCTGGTACAGGGGGGAGGTAGAGATGACCTCATCAATAGCGGACAATCTGGTTATAGACTTCTGAGCCACAGGGACTGCCAATGCAATTGTCTTCAGGCGGAGCAGGCGCTTCTTCCTGCCAGGGAAGAAAGCCTCAGACAAACAGCCCCAACTCCATGGCCGCACGCAGGTGCAGGGGCGCTTACCGCAGCCACGTTCCAGCTATGGACAACACAAATCATCTCCCTGGTGCTTCCTGAGCACCTTAAACAGACACTGCCAAGAGTAGAGGCCACAGCACACAAAGTAGCTGCAGACTTTCAAGCACGGTCTTTGGAAGTCACACCTTTCCCGAGAAAGGTCTCCAAGTCTTCCTCTCCAACAGCTCTGTGGCCATTGTTGTGATGACACCCAGGGAACAGGCCAAGGGTGTCTTTCTGTCCAACAGTGGGAACAGTTGGAGGGGAAACCCTGAAGTACCTGACAGATGCCCTGGGATTACCAAGGATTTATCCCTTGAGTGTGGAGAGCTGTTTTCACAGACCTTGATTTATGCTCCCCCTGCTTTCTTCCAGCTCTGGCTGGGGACGTGCAGACAAtgctcctctcctttccccagctgccctggtTGTTGCTCACCGCTTTTCTGCTGTGGCAGAGCTCTCCTGAAGCATCATGTGTGCTCTCATTTCCTGGCGTGAGATAGGGCAGATCTCTTCCACATCAAAAGGAGAGATCTCTTGCCTGATCTCCTCATCTTTCACCTCAGAGGCAAAGACCTTCTCTGCAAAGGAGCGCATTGCCTCATCCATCTCTGCAAGAAGAAGGAGCAGAGTGCAGGGTCACACAGGCATCTGGTTCCCAGCCACCCTAACAGGCCGTTGCCCCTTCCAGTCAGCTTAATGCTCAGCTGTCATTTCCTTATGACACCTACACCCCCATGTTGCCTGGAAGACTCTGAGCAACCTCCAAAATTTGCCTCAAGCTTACAGAGCCTGGGCCGCACACAGTCGGCTGCAGACATACCTAGACACCCCCAGCACACCAGAAAAGGTAAATACAACCCGCAGTCCAAGAGTAGCGCAAAAAGGCCCAGAAAGAAGGAACTCCTGGGGAAGGGCACTTATCAGAACATGTactggggggaagaggggaagacTAGCAGAGCCCGTACTGGCTAGGAAGCCCTTACAGGCTCTAGGAAGCCCAAGATCCACTTGCTCCACAAGGCATCCAGTCAAGATGAAGACAGAGATATAGATGGAGATGGACAGAGCTGGCAGCTCAAGCACTTAGTTCCTGCCATCACAGTGCAGCTGACAAGCTCCTAGCTAGCAAACCATTGTGTGGAGTAGAGCCCTCCCAGCCCATCATGTGCAGCATGCTGCAAAGGTGCCAGCTAATATGGCTCTACAAAAGTTGCCATTGACACAAGGTTGGCTCAAGTTTTATGAAGTAGGAGAAAGAAGGTTAAAAGCCCTTCCACTGCCTACAAAATACTATAAAACAAGAACCCAAGGGCTCTTCTGGCAACAACTCCTGGAAGTGCACATTTGCATAACAGCATATGGATGCTAATCAAGCAGGTTTTGCCAGCAGTTGGCAGCTCAGCATGAAATGTAGTGAGGATCGATGCTGAAGGATGGACCACACCATTGACATGTCAGACAGGACACGGTCAGCAGATGAGGACCAAAGCAGAAAGGACTGACATGTATGGCAGAAGTATGCCAAACCTACAAGAGATTTTCAGTAATGAACCTAgccatttttttccacacaggATGTTGGGGGGATCAAAACAGTTTATCCCTGTAGCCCTGAATTTGCAGTTCCAAGGTCCTAGGCTGGGGATTAGTGGAGGGGCATAACACAGGGGCTTCCTTTCCCTGCTGTTACATGGTAAGGCAAAGGGGCTTGTGCTGAGCTACAAATACATGGGAAAATTCTGGCACTAGGCCCATTTCTCAGCAGTGCAGTGTAACAAAAACAGGATTTCAGTAACAGAAGTTGCTTGCTGTTGTAAAGCTGCTGTATCATCAATGGACTCCCACATGCTTCTTGGAagacaaaatgcatttttttgcacTATCCCATTATTGCCCACCGTTAGGGACTCTGTGATGACAGGTGTCTcagcaagaaatattttctgctgaCACATAAGGCCTCAACAAACATGAAGTAGGAAAAAGAGGGCAGGGGCACCATACTGCAGGCTTGAACCTGAATAAAGGAGATGAAGCATTGCATCTGTCCCCTCATGGATCAAATCCACTAGGAGCAGGATGCATTCAAAAGAAGTTACTTTAGACTGGatctctattttaaaaaaaaacaaaacaaaacaaaaaaaccctcaaaaacaccacaaacccaaaaaaccaacaaaggTGTGACTAGGTGCAAGGGAAATTGCAAAATGTTTCACTTCCTGCCATAGAGGAAAGAACTCCACTAAAAAAGTTTATCTCCTAAGCAAGAGTTCCGGGCTGCTAGGACAGTATTTAACAAATAGCAGCTCCATATATCAAAGGAACAAAAAGCTGAAACCATTCCACGAAACAGTGAGGGGCACAGCTGGCACTGCtgagaaacagcattttctcaAAGTCCTGAAAGATCACCATGATTATGTAACTGCTGTTTGTTTCCAACGATCATGTCTAGGCAGTAGTAGCACAGCAGAGCATATAAAAAGCCTAGCAATACTCACCTTTGTCTTCTGCTGTTtgagataaaacagaaacaaaataaaaccagatgtGATCAGCCCTTTGAAATCTAAGCCTTTTTGCCTAATCATCACATCAGTGATTAAAAAGGGATTAGTAAAGTACACGTTTAGCCAAAGCCTTCGACttacaaaagaaagaacagcACTTGTCATTTTGTACAAGTTCACTGTTGACTCTTCCACCATACAGCCTCGGTGATGTGCACATAAATGAACTGCATTTCAGATACCATCCAACCTGAGGCTCTTTGGCAGAGCTTCTGCCTTACAGCAGTCTCTGGGTTTCCCTGCAGCTGTCCAAGGGGAACAGCATTTTCTACAACCTAGATCACCTCAGTCAACATGACAAGCAACTAACAGATACCTAGTCATCTAACAAGACTGAGCTGTCTTGGAAGGTCTCTCCCTACACCTGCGCCCAGGCGCAGGGATGCAGAAGAGCATAGGAACAACTTAAGAGGGCAGAACAGCATTCTCctgcctgaaaaagaaagcaaatattttagtGACTTGGAGCAATGGGGctgctttgctattttttgTCCATGACTCGCCATACTTTGTGAAGATCAGGATAGATGGTCATTTCAAAGATGCTAAGTTTCATCCTCCTGCTGCCTATGGTCACATCTCCACTTACTCACTAACGGGATCAGAGATCTGAGACACTGCAGTACCACAGACCTTCACTCCTGGTCATACAGTGTGGCATCAACATTTTGGGGGTGCAACTCATGCCCTTTCCATCTGACCCAAAAAATTCAGACTGGAACTCTGGCATCACAAGTCACCAGCTGCTGACTTCCCAAAGTCCAGCCTGCAGAATATACTCTCCTGGCATTTGAACTCCATGTATTCATTTGCAAACTAAGCATCCCAGAAATGCCTAGTTTGACCTTTCATCTCTTTAGTGGATGAAAATTACACTCATGAAGGTCAACAAACTCCCACTGATGTTGCAGGGCCAGGCTTTAATACCAGCTTCACGTACTAGGACAGTGTCTATCGCACCACAGAGCACTGCAATTCTAAACGTGCGTTTATCAGAACTGTTTGGTACTGATATTCTTCAGGGCTCTGTAATGGCAGTCACACGTCCCTCTGTATTGTTCTGCAAAGCCTGGCTggccctactcctgctgcccagcttGTGTTCTCCATCCCCTCGGGACTGCAGCACCCCACATCTTCTGAGCTTAGCCAGGTTGACCAGAGAGCCCTGAATTCTCTCCAACCCCTTCCACATTGATTTAATGGTATCATTACAGGATACATTACACTGCAGGAGggacaatatttttcttcattatgaGCAGGGCAAGATTTAAACAATAATGCTATTTCTTTGCTGCACTATCCAAAAATGTCTccaagcaggaagaaaaatgctcaAAGCCCCCAGCGAGGTCCCCTGGACTGCAAAGATACCACACCATCAAAATCTCAGAGACTACAGGCTAACAAGCTTACCCTGTGGCTCCTTGTCTCACTACTTGCTTTCAGACCTACCTGGAATTCTCACCCGTGACATCTTtgcagcaagtttgcagagcCTCAAGTAACACCCTACTGTAACAGAGCACAAGTAGCTGACTGACTGCACAACAGCCTAACACTAATTTTACTACTTTCCCTTCCCTGTAATTAGACTCTCCCACTCTAAAAGGAGAACAGAGGTCAACCATAACACTATTTAAAGTGCAACCACAAGCACTTGCACTGAAACAGGTGAAACCAGGGCTCAAatttaacaggtttttttttcttttttttttttttttttcttttttctttttgtagttaggctttcattttacatttagtAGAGTTTCACGTGTTGTCTGGCCAGATTGCTActtcccagggcagctgcaCCTTTCTAAAGTGGACTGTGGAAGTCAGTCTTTTAAGAGAGACTAAAACTGATGTCTTCTGTGCTGAATCTATGGTTTAAAGGAAATCCCTAAGGCACAGCGCTGACGTTTTAATCAGAACAGGAGCTGTGGATAGGTACAAATGATGTGCTCTCACCAGTGTGCTATTCAGAGAAAATTTTTCCTGAGAGAGGGATCTACTTGAAAGACTGGATTTTAGCCACAGGAGTTGCACAGATGTCCTCACATCTTCCCACCTGCATCAAACAAACGAACAAAAAGTGCAAGGAGCTGTATTTTGTTCCTGAGCTTTTCAGGAACTGCCTTTATAAAACTTTGTATCATAATAGGTGGTGATACTCAGTTCTGTATGTGATGAGCCATAACCAAGGCATATCTCACAGAGACCAGTACTCAGTACAATCCAAGGTGTGGCGAGAAACTCCTCCCTTAAGCTACACACGGTGGCTTGGATCTGGCAGAGCAGGGTATCAATTTGGGACGTACCTCTTGGCTTGTTTTAAGTAGATTCTTTCTAGCATAAAGGCATTGAGGGCTGTACCCAGTCCTTTCGGGTCTCCTCAAACCTACTTCAGATCTCTTACATGAAGTTGGAAAACAGCTCCTGTCTAAAGAAAATGGCCAGAATTGGTAGTGCCCTGCATGTTGCCAGGGTAACTCTGAGCTTCTGACTCAGCTTCCTAGTGGGAAGCAGTAAGCCTAAATCGGTCAGAAGAGTACAATAGTTTTGATTTGAAAGAGagtcttttcctgtttctttataCTTCACTTCTTGATGGAGCTGAAAAACTGCACTGAAATCAGGAAAAGTCAAGCAAAGCATTCAGCCTATAGTCAGCACAGTCTTGCTGGTGATTTAAAAGGTGACTTTGGTCATAATATtgaagggaacagaaaaacTAACATCCCTGGAAAAGACAACATTGTTTGGAATTATACATGCATGTAAGAGCTTCCTGTGCTATATTTTGTAAGAACATCTATGAAAAGGCTTTGTCCCAGAAGAAGGCTGGAATAAGTGAAAGAGTTACTTGCATAAGATACAGAGCTAGAAATAATAAGTCATAGATTTTGTCCGTAGGTGCACGGGAAGCTTGTGACACAACTAGTCAGTGAAGTCAAATGAGCTGAGACCTGGCACAGCATCTCCACCTGAGATAATTTCCAGAGCATCCAGAAACTCTCTCTGAAAGATGACTATTTGATGTGCACAACTTCAAAATACGCTGGCTTACAACTAAGAAATTCTCCAGAATTCAGGGAGTTTTAGCCCCACTTCCAGATATTCCCCAAGAATATAAACTGATTTCCCCTCCAACATGCAGATGTGCAGCCAACAGGGCAAAGCTGGGATGCTGTTACAGTCTTGATCTCTAATACCTAGTCTCTTCTCTCATGCTGATAGCAGTCTTCAGTTTTGGAATTATTCTTGTTCTTCCTCATTCCCCAGTTTGTGAGTCCCCACACCACATTATTGTTTAACTATTTCATTTAAGGTCAATAAAAACCGTCTCCTGCTTGTTTGCTCTCCCACAGGGACTATATCTGCCCCTAACCTTTCTGGATATATCAAGATCTTGGGATTCACATCTGAAACTAAAAATAACCTTTAGGGTGCAGAGGTCATCTTCCTAAGGAGGTCTCTTGATCCCCTAGCTTTTTAAATCACAGGGTCAACTTAGTTGGGTTCATGGTAGAAATATGAGTAAAGCTTGGGTATGCCGTGCTAAAGTTAGATCTACAGCCTCTTTAAACTAGAGTACCGAATACAAAGAAGCCATCTTCCCACTCTTTCAGCTGGAAAGTGATTCACACCCAGAGGCTTCAGAGTGGCTCTAAAACCCCGCACTTTTATCTCTGAGCTACCTTCATTCCACCTAGGTcaagtcaaaggaaaacagccaAACATGCCAGAAACTTGGCAGCTTAGGTTATGTAGCAGGATCTTCCTCTAGTTTGCCTAGCAGAGCAGCCATATCACAGGGGTAGCTGTCCAAATAGAAGCCTAGGGGCACGTTTTGCTAGAAAATGGTTTCAattcctgaagaagaaaagtattaacaGAGAGGGGGTAATGTGGAAACTCACAAGGGCACTCCTTGATGTGCTGTGCCTTTGACCAACAGCACCTTGCATTAAGAAGAGCCTCAGCAAGTTCTTCTCTCCCCACATTGCTCTCAGTCATTCCCTACACAGATTCCTCTAGGGCTGTTTAAAtcagcctctgctccagcatgcaACAAAAGTCAGTAAGTCCTTAAAGTGTGAATTAAGTTCTAGGAACAGATTGTTACAGACAACAATCACATTGGAGGAAAGCTTTCCTAATAAGCCAAGAAAACCCTTGCTTTTAAGCACCCATCTGTACTCATATCCTGCATCTCTCCTTTTGGAACAAGCAGCAACTACTGCAGCTACACAGTGCAAGAAGTTTTATACCCCTGTTACTAGGAGTCTATTCTTAAGTTCCTTGCACAGAAAACAGACTGGACTCTGGGTTCCAGAGGCCTGACACAATGTCTTAGGAGAAACACACTTAAAGCACACTTACTGTGTGGTCCAACACAATTTGCCGTATTGCAGGAGGAAAGCCAACAGGGAAGTATTTTAGAAGACTGAATTAAGCAACTTAAAAGCCTAACAGAGAGCATGATTTGGACACAGCAGTAACTTTATAGCTGATTTCACTCTTGGAATACCAAGTAAAGAaatttcctctccccttctttttAACTTAGCAAGCATCCTTTCCAAGGGCAAAGTCAGCAAAAATATTATGAGGGACCCCACTGCAAATACAGAGACTCAACACTAACGCAAGATGCATGGCACGGCACAGATTGGTAAAGTTATTAAAATTGGACTCTGGAACAAGCCTATGGTTATTCATGCTATAGTGAACATATATGATACAGCTGTTCATGCCACACTACAGAAGTGACAATTTGAGTAAATCTAGATCCCATAGAGAAAGCAGATAGTGTTGTTATAACCTTTCTGTAAGCCAGTTGTGTATCCCATGCCCAGATCACTACCACAAAAGAAACAACCAAAGAATTCAAagtttattctttaaaaaagttatttaagaagcaaaataatttacttcAATTCAAATGAAAAGAGATGCATTGttgaaagcaaataattatacACGGTAACAACAAATTAGCCCTTGGATAAAAAGTCCAGATCCCAGCAGTTCCCTACCATCCTGGAGGTTATACACAAACAGTCACTCAAAGCTTGGGGAGTAAAGTAGGACCACATATAGGATcagaatgtaattaaaatttCCACTATTTTCCTTCCCCCCATAGGCCTGAAGTTGCTTGAAATCCAGTTCTAAGTCATTGAACTGTACTAAAAATTATGACGGCTTAAGCATCATGGTTAATATCCAAAGTCCTACTGATGACAGTAAGAACAAAATTTGAGCACTGTTGTTTGAACAAGACCATGGAGTGGGGACACTAACAGTAACAAGTCACAGAGTTACACTATCTCATTAAACAGCTGTTCTCAGTCCATaataacagaaacatttctttcagttaTTGGCACTTGTAA carries:
- the AMPD1 gene encoding AMP deaminase 1, with translation MSRVRIPAEDKEMDEAMRSFAEKVFASEVKDEEIRQEISPFDVEEICPISRQEMRAHMMLQESSATAEKRKKRLLRLKTIALAVPVAQKSITRLSAIDEVISTSPLYQTVPDFQRVQITGDYASGVTVEDFEVVCKGLYRALCIREKYMQQSLQRFPRTPSQYLRAIEGKVWRASDTGPVFTPPVKDGQDPFETGNLAEDLGYHVQMTDGVVYIYGDEAGVGRNEPKDLPYPSLEHFIDDMNFLLALIAQGPVKTYAHRRLKFLSSKFQVHEMLNEMEEMKELKNNPHRDFYNCRKVDTHIHAAACMNQKHLLRFIKKSYYVDADRVVYDAKGKQLTLKQLFQQLNLHPYDLTVDSLDVHAGRQTFQRFDKFNAKYNPVGASELRDLYLKTENAINGEYFATIIKEVGSDLEDAKYQHAEPRLSIYGRSAEEWPKLANWFNKHRVYSPNMKWMIQVPRIYDVFRSKNFLPHFGKMLENIFVPVFEATVNPQAHKELSVFLHHITGFDSVDDESKHSGHMFCTKSPKPEQWTSEKNPSYTYYLYYMYANILVLNNLRRQRGMNTFLFRPHCGEAGATTHLLAAFMTADNISHGLNLKKSPVLQYLYFLAQIPIAMSPLSNNSLFLEYAKNPLPDFHQKGLMVSLSTDDPMQFHYTKEPLMEEYAIAAQVFKLSTCDMCEIARNSVLQCGLSHEEKAKFLGENYQEEGPQGNDIRKTNVAQIRMAYRYETWCYELNLIAEGLKTD